One Campylobacter concisus DNA segment encodes these proteins:
- a CDS encoding HP0495 family protein, with translation MASICDLNNKKPKIDYPTHWEYKVIFDASDEAEAKVKDIVKDREFKLVFSKFSKDKKYASYDLAVLVLSEEERLEIFSALKHEAKYVL, from the coding sequence GTGGCGAGTATATGCGATCTAAATAATAAAAAACCAAAGATCGACTACCCAACGCACTGGGAGTACAAAGTGATCTTTGATGCGAGTGATGAGGCAGAGGCAAAGGTGAAAGATATAGTAAAAGATAGGGAATTTAAGCTAGTTTTTTCTAAATTTAGCAAGGATAAAAAATACGCGAGCTATGATCTGGCGGTGCTAGTTTTGAGCGAAGAAGAGAGACTGGAGATATTTTCAGCCCTAAAACACGAAGCAAAATACGTTTTATAA
- a CDS encoding c-type cytochrome: MRVIIPLIAAALIFVGCEKSEDKAQEAASEQGAKVATSASIKVEKNEDNQSINKQNEFIKYDMHGEKSVKFGLEDNNVSRQIGALAMVKSPLQSINLRLIKGRLSKDFITKCSACHDDYANGIIGPSLLTKSEDEIFKMINAYKNKEKVNVLMRDLVKKMDESEIRKLAKEISDFNAQFRSKQ, from the coding sequence ATGAGAGTAATAATACCTTTAATAGCTGCTGCGTTGATATTTGTCGGCTGTGAAAAGAGCGAGGACAAAGCGCAAGAGGCTGCTAGTGAGCAAGGCGCAAAGGTAGCGACAAGTGCTAGCATAAAGGTCGAAAAAAATGAAGATAACCAAAGCATAAATAAGCAAAATGAATTTATAAAATACGATATGCACGGCGAAAAAAGCGTCAAATTTGGTCTTGAAGACAATAACGTAAGTCGCCAGATCGGAGCGCTTGCCATGGTAAAAAGCCCGCTTCAAAGTATAAATTTAAGGCTTATAAAGGGCAGACTTAGCAAAGACTTCATCACTAAGTGCTCAGCCTGCCACGATGACTATGCAAATGGCATCATCGGACCATCTCTTTTAACAAAGAGCGAGGATGAAATTTTCAAGATGATAAACGCTTATAAAAACAAAGAGAAGGTAAATGTGCTAATGCGTGATCTTGTTAAAAAGATGGATGAGAGTGAGATTAGAAAGCTAGCCAAAGAGATAAGCGATTTTAATGCGCAGTTTAGGAGCAAACAATGA
- a CDS encoding ATP-dependent protease: MKFLLCLSLSLIALFAEGKGCFIDENSQNIIFVKDGETKSLGLKEKIYKDQRCAFDESSFYVANLNNEIVKVASEKEFLFALPNVGCKVSNILLDKEKIYVACDMANVVTIAIFDKSSKKFISKNFNNVYKISSFLPLGEGVFFTSFNGKAFLLDSKLNAKEQKSVGFAPVSACKFSDDEIFIGFKNGEILDLKSGAKKQVLRSKISALACVGDEVLVASEDGVIYKFDKSFKLKGKKELFSGEIKEIFIDKNVLVGVDLGNKTKSLEINSF, translated from the coding sequence ATGAAATTTCTGCTATGTCTTAGCTTATCTTTGATAGCGCTTTTTGCCGAGGGTAAGGGCTGTTTCATCGATGAAAATAGTCAAAACATCATCTTTGTAAAAGATGGCGAGACAAAAAGCCTAGGACTAAAGGAGAAAATTTACAAAGATCAAAGATGTGCTTTTGATGAGAGCTCTTTTTACGTTGCAAATTTAAACAACGAGATCGTAAAGGTAGCTAGCGAGAAGGAATTTTTATTTGCTCTGCCAAATGTTGGCTGTAAGGTTTCAAATATCTTGCTAGATAAAGAGAAAATTTACGTCGCTTGCGATATGGCAAATGTCGTAACGATCGCCATTTTTGACAAGAGTTCTAAAAAATTTATATCAAAAAATTTTAACAATGTTTATAAAATTTCTAGCTTTTTACCGCTTGGTGAGGGAGTGTTTTTTACAAGCTTTAATGGCAAGGCGTTTTTGCTTGATAGCAAGCTTAACGCAAAAGAGCAAAAAAGCGTTGGCTTTGCACCAGTGAGCGCTTGTAAATTTAGCGATGATGAAATTTTTATAGGCTTTAAAAATGGAGAAATTTTAGATCTTAAAAGTGGAGCTAAAAAGCAAGTTTTAAGATCTAAAATTTCAGCTCTTGCTTGTGTGGGAGATGAGGTTTTAGTAGCTAGCGAGGACGGAGTGATCTATAAATTTGACAAAAGCTTCAAGCTAAAGGGCAAAAAAGAGCTTTTTAGTGGCGAGATAAAAGAAATTTTTATAGATAAAAACGTGCTTGTTGGCGTGGATCTAGGCAATAAGACAAAGAGTTTAGAGATAAATTCATTTTAA
- the moaC gene encoding cyclic pyranopterin monophosphate synthase MoaC: MMLTHLDEKDRPKMVDVSPKDPTKRVATASGIIKMSKDAFKAIKENTGKKGPVIQTAVVAAIMGAKKTSELIPMCHPLAILGVDCDIEELPEICAFKLFVSVKIEGKTGVEMEALTGVSVGLLTIYDMVKAIDKGMEIGSIVLESKTGGKSGEYMRSK, from the coding sequence ATAATGCTAACACATTTAGATGAAAAAGACCGTCCAAAGATGGTCGATGTAAGCCCAAAAGATCCAACTAAAAGAGTAGCAACTGCTAGTGGGATCATCAAAATGAGCAAAGATGCTTTTAAGGCGATCAAAGAAAACACAGGCAAAAAAGGACCAGTCATCCAAACAGCCGTTGTCGCTGCGATAATGGGCGCTAAAAAGACAAGCGAGCTAATACCTATGTGCCATCCACTGGCCATTTTAGGCGTGGATTGTGACATCGAGGAGCTGCCTGAAATTTGCGCTTTTAAGCTTTTTGTAAGCGTAAAGATAGAGGGCAAAACAGGCGTCGAGATGGAGGCGCTAACAGGCGTAAGCGTGGGACTTCTTACTATTTATGATATGGTAAAAGCCATAGATAAAGGTATGGAGATCGGAAGCATCGTACTAGAGAGCAAAACAGGAGGCAAAAGTGGCGAGTATATGCGATCTAAATAA
- the nosD gene encoding nitrous oxide reductase family maturation protein NosD: MRKFFKFALAFLPLFGFANVLQDAINNASPGDVIKLGDAVYEGGITINKPLSIIGEGKNAHIKGSGKGSVIKIIASNVTLKNLKISGSGNDLGELDAGIGCDKANNVEISKNDISDVLFGIDFKECSSSKITENNITSKKGASLGFRGDAVRLWYSHENLIEHNNIRDSRDMVAWYASHNKFLSNKAVGSRYSLHFMYANQNLVENNEFIGNAVGMFFMYSAGSNIKNNLVMDSDGAFGIGIGLKDVSDFTIENNTLIYNARGILLDNSPFQPGSTINFMGNKILHNVVGVYFHATQGTSIFENNDFIGNMDIVVNDTPGEKMLLNRWSKNYYDEYESFDRDKDGYGDTPFLHLSYIDQLWQYYPNLQFFYGSSVFSVLNFLAKLAPFSEPIKLLEDNSPRIKPLDASNFNALRSKRG, translated from the coding sequence ATGCGTAAATTTTTTAAATTTGCCCTTGCCTTTTTGCCACTTTTTGGCTTTGCAAACGTCCTTCAAGATGCGATAAATAACGCAAGTCCTGGCGATGTGATAAAGCTAGGGGACGCTGTTTATGAAGGTGGTATAACGATAAATAAGCCTCTTAGCATCATCGGTGAGGGCAAAAATGCCCATATAAAAGGGAGCGGCAAAGGCAGCGTTATAAAGATCATCGCTTCAAATGTGACACTTAAAAATTTAAAGATAAGTGGCAGTGGCAACGACCTTGGCGAACTTGACGCTGGCATAGGCTGTGATAAGGCAAATAACGTAGAAATTTCTAAAAACGACATAAGCGACGTGCTTTTTGGGATTGATTTTAAAGAGTGCAGTAGCTCAAAGATCACTGAAAACAACATCACCTCAAAAAAGGGCGCTAGCCTTGGCTTTAGAGGCGATGCGGTGAGACTTTGGTATAGCCATGAAAATTTGATCGAGCACAACAATATCCGCGACAGCCGTGACATGGTCGCATGGTACGCAAGCCACAATAAATTTCTAAGCAACAAGGCAGTTGGCAGCAGATACTCGCTTCACTTCATGTATGCTAATCAAAATTTAGTCGAAAATAACGAATTTATCGGCAACGCTGTTGGTATGTTTTTTATGTATTCAGCTGGCTCAAATATAAAAAACAACCTCGTTATGGATAGTGACGGCGCTTTTGGCATCGGCATCGGACTAAAGGACGTGTCTGACTTTACGATAGAAAACAACACACTTATCTATAATGCGCGTGGCATCTTACTTGATAACTCGCCCTTTCAGCCAGGATCGACGATAAATTTTATGGGCAATAAAATTTTACACAACGTGGTTGGCGTTTATTTTCACGCTACGCAAGGCACAAGCATCTTTGAAAACAACGACTTTATCGGCAACATGGACATCGTCGTAAATGACACTCCGGGCGAAAAGATGCTTTTAAATAGGTGGAGTAAGAATTATTATGATGAGTATGAGAGCTTTGATAGAGATAAAGATGGCTACGGCGACACGCCATTTTTGCATCTCTCATATATCGATCAGCTTTGGCAGTACTATCCAAATTTGCAGTTTTTCTACGGCTCAAGCGTCTTTAGTGTCTTAAATTTCTTAGCCAAACTAGCTCCATTTTCTGAGCCGATAAAGCTACTTGAAGATAATTCGCCTAGGATAAAACCGCTCGATGCTTCAAATTTCAACGCTTTAAGGTCAAAACGTGGATAG
- a CDS encoding cytochrome C, producing the protein MSKYKIYTIVALIIMSVCFTLPVLGWHGAKERIAAGDELPSYSYTIYDLYSSFQYKNHLLPKEVASDLHKMIEQKAEIGTPSFPIWYVSLEAPNYPKAAFPDGIPVYFHVDGYSGDVHEMNTINHYIGMYPMEHGGNVERAIAPYYLLIATLCMLAFLYYDGKFNSLLMVPTIIAPVLFMSAFVGWLYWYGHNMQEWGAFKIKPFMPTVLGDGSVAHFTTHSYPTIGFWVMMVMSVLCILAVFSKKKELNA; encoded by the coding sequence ATGAGTAAATATAAAATTTATACCATTGTTGCACTTATCATCATGAGCGTTTGTTTTACTCTGCCAGTTCTTGGCTGGCATGGAGCTAAAGAGCGTATAGCCGCGGGCGATGAGCTACCATCTTATAGCTACACTATCTACGATCTTTATAGCTCATTTCAGTATAAAAACCACCTTTTGCCAAAAGAGGTGGCAAGTGATCTTCATAAGATGATCGAGCAAAAAGCAGAGATTGGCACGCCATCTTTTCCTATCTGGTACGTATCTCTTGAAGCGCCAAACTACCCAAAGGCAGCCTTTCCAGATGGCATCCCAGTATATTTTCACGTAGATGGATATAGCGGCGACGTGCACGAGATGAACACGATAAACCACTACATCGGCATGTATCCTATGGAACATGGCGGCAATGTCGAGCGAGCGATCGCGCCTTATTATCTACTAATAGCAACACTTTGCATGCTTGCATTTTTATACTATGACGGTAAATTTAACTCGCTTCTCATGGTGCCAACTATCATCGCACCTGTGCTATTTATGAGCGCATTTGTGGGCTGGCTATATTGGTACGGACACAATATGCAAGAGTGGGGCGCCTTTAAGATAAAGCCATTTATGCCAACCGTTTTAGGCGATGGTAGCGTGGCGCACTTTACGACCCACTCTTATCCGACCATCGGCTTTTGGGTGATGATGGTGATGAGCGTGCTTTGCATACTTGCGGTCTTTTCAAAGAAAAAAGAGCTAAATGCGTAA
- a CDS encoding undecaprenyl-diphosphate phosphatase, with the protein MEISHVIVLALVQGISEFLPISSSAHLILVPKLLGWPDQGLAFDVAVHVGTLSAILFYFKDTIFKLLRDFFASIAQRKMVGDSLLVWCVGFATIPVGIFGLLFNNVIEEYARSGVVIAVTTIVFGIALYFADLRSTNKSEYEMTIKFALIIGLAQAVALIPGVSRSGITMTAALFLGFSHKGSANFSFLMSIPVIILAGGLESIKLIKDPNALPWSDIALGVIISAVSAYICVKLFMGIISRIRMLPFVIYRLILGAFLLYLFL; encoded by the coding sequence ATGGAAATTTCTCACGTTATCGTTTTAGCCTTGGTGCAAGGCATAAGCGAATTTCTGCCTATTTCAAGCTCAGCTCATCTCATCTTGGTACCAAAGCTACTTGGCTGGCCAGATCAAGGGCTTGCTTTTGACGTGGCAGTGCATGTTGGTACGCTAAGCGCGATACTTTTTTATTTTAAAGATACGATTTTCAAGCTACTTCGTGACTTTTTTGCCTCGATCGCGCAACGAAAGATGGTGGGCGATAGCCTGCTTGTCTGGTGCGTTGGATTTGCCACTATCCCAGTTGGCATCTTTGGACTTTTGTTTAACAACGTAATCGAAGAGTACGCAAGAAGCGGCGTTGTGATCGCTGTTACTACGATCGTCTTTGGCATCGCACTTTACTTTGCTGATCTTCGCTCGACAAACAAGAGTGAATATGAAATGACCATAAAATTTGCTCTTATCATAGGCTTAGCGCAGGCTGTGGCGCTCATCCCTGGCGTCTCAAGATCAGGTATAACGATGACAGCAGCCTTATTTTTAGGATTTAGCCACAAAGGCAGTGCAAATTTCTCATTTTTGATGTCGATCCCAGTCATCATCCTAGCTGGCGGACTTGAGAGTATCAAGCTTATAAAAGATCCAAACGCCTTGCCTTGGAGTGACATCGCCCTTGGCGTCATCATAAGTGCAGTTAGTGCTTATATTTGCGTGAAGCTATTTATGGGGATCATCTCAAGGATCAGGATGCTACCTTTTGTCATCTACCGCTTGATCTTGGGTGCGTTTTTGCTCTATCTATTTTTATAA
- the nosZ gene encoding Sec-dependent nitrous-oxide reductase translates to MQKLFCVASAALLGLSLTAACAASSDLEKVMKERGLSEKDVLAAAKTYQPSGKKDDFIVFSSGGQSGQVLVYGVPSMRIYKYIGVFTPEPWQGYGYDDESKAVLKQGNIRGKEITWGDTHHPNFTEKNGEYVGDYLFINDKANPRIAVINLKDFETTQMVVNPIMKSEHGGSFITPNSEYVIEASQYAAPLDDNYHSMDDYEAVYRGAVTFWKFDYPKGKIDEKASFSLELPPYWQDLSDAGKGESYGWGFTNSINSEMYTGGIEKGLPPFEAGASRNDTDFLHVYNWQILEKLAQDKKNYKVVNGHRVITIEAAVKAGALFLIPESKSPHGCDVTPDGRYIIVGGKLDTHASVYDFKKIKELIDKKEYAGTDPYGIPILDREKSMHGQVELGLGPLHTSFDSQDGVLYTSLYVDSQIVKWDYKNLKVLDKINVHYNIGHLDTMEGKSAKPVGKYAIALDKLSIDRFNPVGPLHPQNHQLIDINGPKMELIYDMPIPLGEPHDVVSIAASKLTPALTYNMGTNSRTGEASPFATLAGQERVERNGKNVTVYATMIRSHINPEHIEVNKGDNVTIHLTNLERAQDETHGFGIDLYNIHASLEPGKTASVNFVADMEGVFPYYCTEFCSALHLEMMGYLLVKDPNKKYESAKNSKLKTLSPEALKAEYDKVIATNKATDDVIQEVVKYLKEKHYEKYPKVKALVDDALDQYGHIKEVKAKADEAYKKGDVNGAILWEYQVWQYMVKTADVGLRAKNNLAKEIATPMSPAAAKGEEAYLKGGCNGCHVIGQVSSGPDLTGVLLRHENGEKWVADFIKDPAKFYNDDYVKAMIDFFKLRMPNQHMNDEEIKNIIQYLKWIDENAGM, encoded by the coding sequence ATGCAAAAGTTATTTTGTGTCGCAAGTGCTGCACTGCTTGGGCTATCTTTAACTGCTGCTTGTGCTGCTAGTAGTGACCTTGAAAAAGTCATGAAAGAGCGCGGGCTAAGCGAAAAAGATGTCCTTGCAGCTGCTAAGACTTACCAGCCAAGCGGTAAAAAAGATGATTTCATCGTCTTTTCATCTGGCGGGCAGAGTGGTCAAGTGCTAGTTTATGGCGTTCCGTCGATGAGAATTTATAAATACATCGGCGTTTTCACCCCAGAGCCTTGGCAAGGATATGGCTACGACGATGAGTCAAAAGCTGTTTTAAAACAAGGCAACATCAGGGGCAAAGAGATAACTTGGGGCGATACGCACCACCCAAATTTCACTGAGAAAAATGGTGAGTATGTTGGTGATTATCTATTTATCAACGACAAGGCAAACCCAAGGATCGCTGTCATAAATTTAAAAGACTTTGAGACAACTCAAATGGTCGTAAACCCTATCATGAAGAGTGAGCACGGTGGTAGCTTCATCACTCCAAACAGCGAGTACGTCATCGAAGCTAGCCAGTACGCAGCTCCACTTGATGACAACTACCACTCAATGGACGACTACGAAGCTGTCTATAGAGGCGCTGTGACATTTTGGAAATTTGACTATCCAAAAGGCAAGATTGACGAGAAAGCATCTTTCTCACTTGAGCTTCCTCCATACTGGCAAGACCTAAGCGACGCTGGTAAGGGCGAGAGCTACGGCTGGGGCTTTACAAACTCAATAAATAGCGAGATGTATACAGGCGGTATCGAAAAAGGTCTTCCTCCATTTGAGGCAGGTGCTAGTAGAAATGATACTGACTTCTTACATGTTTATAACTGGCAAATTTTAGAAAAACTTGCACAGGATAAGAAAAACTACAAAGTTGTAAATGGTCACAGAGTGATCACGATAGAGGCTGCTGTTAAAGCTGGAGCACTATTTTTGATCCCAGAGTCAAAGAGCCCGCACGGTTGTGACGTAACACCAGATGGCAGATACATCATCGTTGGTGGTAAGCTTGATACTCACGCATCAGTTTATGACTTTAAAAAGATCAAAGAGCTAATCGACAAAAAAGAGTACGCTGGCACTGACCCATACGGCATACCTATCTTAGATAGAGAAAAGTCAATGCACGGACAAGTCGAACTTGGCCTTGGACCACTGCATACATCATTTGACTCACAAGATGGCGTACTTTATACTTCACTTTACGTTGATAGTCAAATCGTAAAATGGGACTATAAAAATTTAAAAGTGCTTGACAAGATAAATGTTCATTACAACATCGGTCACCTTGACACAATGGAGGGCAAATCAGCAAAACCAGTTGGCAAATATGCAATCGCACTTGATAAACTTTCAATCGATCGCTTCAACCCAGTTGGCCCACTCCATCCACAAAACCACCAATTAATAGACATCAATGGTCCAAAAATGGAGCTAATCTATGATATGCCGATCCCACTTGGTGAGCCACACGATGTTGTTTCAATAGCTGCTAGCAAACTAACTCCAGCGCTTACTTACAACATGGGTACAAACTCAAGAACAGGCGAGGCAAGCCCATTTGCAACACTAGCTGGTCAAGAAAGAGTTGAGAGAAACGGCAAAAACGTAACTGTCTATGCAACAATGATCAGAAGTCACATCAACCCAGAGCACATCGAGGTAAATAAAGGCGATAATGTAACAATTCACCTAACAAACCTAGAGCGCGCGCAAGATGAGACTCACGGCTTTGGCATCGACCTTTACAACATCCACGCTTCACTTGAGCCTGGCAAAACTGCTTCAGTAAATTTCGTAGCTGATATGGAAGGCGTCTTCCCATACTACTGCACCGAGTTTTGTTCAGCACTTCACCTTGAGATGATGGGTTATTTGCTTGTTAAAGATCCAAATAAAAAATATGAATCTGCAAAAAATAGCAAGCTAAAAACTCTAAGTCCAGAGGCTTTAAAAGCCGAGTACGATAAAGTAATCGCAACTAACAAAGCTACTGATGATGTTATCCAGGAGGTTGTTAAATACCTAAAAGAGAAACATTATGAGAAATATCCAAAAGTAAAAGCTTTGGTTGATGATGCACTTGATCAATACGGCCACATCAAAGAGGTAAAAGCTAAAGCTGACGAAGCTTACAAAAAAGGCGACGTAAATGGCGCTATCCTTTGGGAGTACCAAGTATGGCAATACATGGTAAAAACTGCTGACGTTGGTCTAAGAGCTAAAAACAACCTAGCTAAAGAGATCGCAACCCCGATGAGCCCAGCTGCTGCAAAAGGTGAAGAGGCTTATCTAAAAGGCGGATGTAATGGTTGCCACGTTATCGGTCAAGTAAGCTCAGGTCCAGACCTAACTGGCGTCTTGCTAAGACACGAAAACGGCGAAAAATGGGTAGCAGACTTCATCAAAGACCCTGCTAAATTCTATAACGATGACTACGTTAAAGCGATGATTGACTTCTTTAAACTTAGAATGCCAAATCAGCATATGAACGACGAAGAGATCAAAAATATAATCCAGTATCTAAAATGGATAGACGAAAACGCAGGTATGTAG
- a CDS encoding 4Fe-4S dicluster domain-containing protein has product MDRRNFMIIGSAAAVAGYAIGKFLPKSSGDKLYLRPPGAVDDFDDLCVKCGQCVQVCPYHSINLLDIEDGYSSGSAHIDAKERGCYLCDLFPCVLACPSGALDHATKVVGDVKMGVAVLSGTAACLSVKRENLSEAGVKHLLDRKAYNDREEALKDKIKGKIGQICDLCVTLCPVGDSAIVMSQTNLPLIKNGCVGCGVCAEVCPAKIINIAPKMSYDEIYKEKK; this is encoded by the coding sequence GTGGATAGAAGAAATTTTATGATAATTGGCTCAGCCGCAGCAGTGGCTGGATACGCCATAGGCAAGTTTTTGCCAAAAAGTAGTGGCGACAAGCTCTATCTTAGACCACCAGGTGCTGTTGATGACTTTGATGATCTTTGCGTAAAATGTGGTCAGTGCGTGCAAGTATGCCCTTATCACAGTATAAATTTACTTGATATAGAAGATGGCTACTCAAGTGGCTCAGCTCACATCGACGCCAAAGAGCGAGGCTGCTACTTGTGTGATCTTTTCCCATGTGTGCTAGCCTGTCCTAGCGGTGCGCTCGATCACGCGACAAAGGTCGTGGGTGACGTCAAAATGGGCGTTGCAGTTTTAAGTGGCACGGCAGCCTGTTTGAGCGTGAAAAGAGAAAATTTAAGCGAAGCTGGCGTTAAGCATCTACTTGATCGCAAAGCTTATAACGACAGAGAAGAGGCGCTAAAAGATAAGATAAAAGGCAAGATCGGTCAAATTTGCGATCTTTGTGTCACGCTTTGCCCAGTTGGCGATAGCGCGATAGTGATGAGCCAGACAAATTTGCCGCTCATAAAAAATGGCTGTGTGGGTTGTGGTGTTTGTGCTGAGGTCTGCCCAGCAAAGATCATAAATATCGCCCCAAAGATGAGTTATGATGAAATTTACAAGGAGAAAAAATGA
- a CDS encoding c-type cytochrome produces the protein MKIGKIITIILAVLICGIMVFMLSQTPPKKEKAEASVQPKVEQNISKEQSKSSEEFASEDELKKVKELSLSVAKTQNEGVSRQYLTSCAPCHGANGKGIVAPDITHLSKEDLLKKLADYKAGKVQNTLMKGLLTNVSDSELNSLADEISKFKK, from the coding sequence ATGAAAATCGGAAAAATCATAACGATCATTTTAGCGGTGCTGATATGTGGCATCATGGTATTTATGCTAAGCCAAACTCCGCCTAAAAAGGAGAAAGCAGAAGCTAGCGTTCAGCCAAAAGTAGAGCAAAATATCTCAAAAGAGCAGTCAAAGTCTAGCGAGGAATTTGCCAGCGAAGACGAGCTAAAAAAGGTAAAAGAGCTAAGCCTAAGTGTGGCTAAGACACAAAATGAAGGCGTTAGTAGGCAGTATCTTACCTCTTGCGCACCATGTCACGGCGCAAATGGCAAAGGCATAGTAGCGCCTGACATCACTCATCTAAGCAAAGAAGATCTGCTAAAAAAACTAGCTGATTATAAAGCTGGCAAGGTGCAAAACACGCTTATGAAGGGACTGCTAACAAACGTTAGCGACAGCGAACTAAACAGCCTTGCTGATGAAATTTCTAAATTTAAAAAGTAA
- a CDS encoding NapH/MauN family ferredoxin-type protein: MDKYNVRATVRNVSFLSTLITTTKDGKKRPSIRFWRIFTIVLVHLLFVLSYRVDVQILEGDISASRILGFHLADAFMSLQVFLATHEIHVNLLIGSLSILAFYIIFGGRGFCSWVCPYSLISEIAEKIHENLRAKKIVKPRVFDTKWRYIFTILFLALSFASSSLVFEIFNVVGIFSRFIIYGYFHAIWLVVAMLVVEIFFSRRAWCRYVCPVGASYSLLAKPNAIKVSWDKEKCDHCLVCTDVCLVPHVLFMTKKGAKTDDSKKLFRIAGADCTLCGRCIDVCHQDALKFDNGFKKLI; this comes from the coding sequence ATGGATAAATATAACGTTCGTGCGACCGTTAGAAACGTAAGCTTTCTAAGCACGCTAATAACGACTACAAAAGATGGCAAAAAGCGCCCAAGCATACGTTTTTGGCGCATTTTCACCATCGTGCTAGTCCATCTTTTATTTGTGCTCTCATACAGGGTCGATGTGCAAATTTTAGAGGGTGACATCAGCGCTTCAAGGATACTTGGCTTTCACCTAGCAGACGCTTTTATGAGCTTGCAAGTCTTTTTGGCAACGCATGAAATTCATGTAAATTTACTAATCGGCTCGCTTAGCATCTTAGCCTTTTACATTATTTTTGGAGGCAGGGGCTTTTGCTCGTGGGTTTGCCCATACTCACTTATAAGCGAGATAGCTGAGAAAATACATGAAAATTTGCGTGCAAAAAAGATAGTAAAACCGCGAGTTTTTGACACAAAGTGGCGCTACATATTTACCATTTTGTTTTTGGCTCTTAGCTTTGCTAGCTCAAGTCTTGTCTTTGAAATTTTTAACGTCGTTGGGATATTTTCAAGATTTATCATCTACGGCTACTTTCACGCTATCTGGCTAGTCGTGGCTATGCTTGTGGTTGAAATTTTCTTTTCGCGCAGGGCATGGTGCAGGTATGTTTGCCCTGTTGGAGCGAGCTATTCGCTACTAGCAAAGCCAAATGCGATAAAGGTCAGCTGGGATAAAGAAAAGTGCGATCACTGCTTAGTTTGCACCGATGTTTGCCTAGTGCCACACGTGCTTTTTATGACAAAAAAGGGGGCAAAAACTGACGATAGTAAAAAGCTCTTTAGGATAGCAGGGGCTGACTGCACGCTTTGTGGCAGGTGTATCGACGTGTGCCACCAAGATGCGCTTAAATTTGACAATGGCTTTAAGAAACTCATATAA